The following coding sequences are from one Oncorhynchus kisutch isolate 150728-3 linkage group LG23, Okis_V2, whole genome shotgun sequence window:
- the ccar2 gene encoding cell division cycle and apoptosis regulator protein 1 isoform X2: protein MMPAHAQKPGILGSKPQPLLKSPKIPPLIPSILHTVAKPGLLQTPSWGGQFEGWGRGIRKRPAEAGRRGDRREDSGVRGCDQKRRRWKEEEDKGAHPKKTSPTPVQSPALFSCFPRDCVSCDSLELQRRYPHLPLPPSVCHLSISWIDSFPPSQPLPFPLPQPCLYHIGPVEPDQHIHTEREGAECTVKVLLLSMASSEELYRQCCGLQDRKEQQEGAMHPASLIKFLLGEVGGEFRALGGPWCLETDGGGPSPLKDPRALLRTALRCVREQSGLDLSGCSQWYKMAELSYVCEGKLETVVFLLPDVWRIVPTEDDWSTLRTQEEEGAPLPAAPCLVARPRPGLALCPVPLSSLLEPHTSTTKEAFEVGLLAELFCEMLQRDFGLLLYRCLCSLTPTHTPTEDDQIKNDKKQRIRDERSKRFQERGESGGTAAEETDDDGEEIDEKEGEGEREMLGEEGITSENSDCLLKHNVLSRRVLLACVFFDKRLTGGLRQADLHNILLSLGLWLTPTQVQVLLNKVCVEGQCPYRMLASRWEETEHTEPDISMEGNRGLFRGATKKEKACGRKSGGSRGPAAAVGAEVVSYKGSVVNIPSLLQALEAADRTRNALELRIATLQDALVDAAAVTQGQEEGLSSRLEKVELRSSSYEKKLKEDASHMFALIHKMQEMVDKTTSLTQSKTANEEH from the exons GCTGCTGCAGACTCCATCATGGGGGGGTCAGTTTGAGGGCTGGGGCAGAGGCATCAGGAAGAGACCTGCTGAGGCAGGGAGACGAGGAGACCGccg gGAGGACAGCGGAGTGAGGGGTTGTgaccagaagaggaggaggtggaaggaggaggaggataagggAGCACACCCCAAAAAGACCTCCCCTACCCCAGTTCAGAGTCCCGCCCTCTTCTCTTGCTTCCCCAGGGATTG TGTGTCCTGTGACAGTCTAGAGCTACAGCGTCGctacccccatctccctctccccccatccGTCTGCCACCTGTCAATCAGTTGGATTGACAGCTTTCCTCCatcccagcccctccccttcccGCTCCCACAGCCCTGCCTTTACCACATAGGCCCTGTCGAGCCTgaccaacacatacacactgagagagagggcGCAGAGTGCACTGTAAAG gTGCTGCTGTTGTCCATGGCCAGTTCAGAGGAGCTGTACAGACAGTGCTGTGGGCTGCAGGACCGGAAAGAACAGCAGGAGGGTGCTATGCACCCTGCCTCTCTCATCAAG tTCCTTTTGGGGGAGGTAGGGGGTGAGTTTCGGGCCCTTGGGGGTCCGTGGTGTCTTGAGACAGATGGCGGCGGTCCCAGTCCGCTGAAGGACCCTCGGGCACTGCTGAGGACAGCCCTGCGCTGTGTGAGGGAACAGAGTGGACTGGACCTCAGCGGCTGCTCCCAGTG gtataAGATGGCTGAGCTGAGCTATGTTTGTGAGGGGAAGCTGGAGACAGTGGTGTTTTTGTTACCTGATGTCTGGCGGATCGTACCTACAGAGGACGACTGGAGCACACTCAGGACTCaggag GAGGAAGGGGCCCCTCTCCCTGCCGCTCCATGCCTGGTTGCAAGGCCTCGTCCTGGGCTAGCCCTCTGTcccgtccccctctcctctctcctggagCCCCACACCTCCACAACCAAGGAGGCCTTTGAG gtgggcTTGCTGGCAGAGTTGTTTTGTGAGATGCTTCAGAGGGACTTTGGTCTACTGCTCTACCGCTGTCTCTGCTCTCTaacgcctacacacacacccacg GAGGATGACCAGATAAAGAACGACAAAAAGCAGAGAATACGGGATGAGAGGAGTAAAAGATttcaggaaagaggagagagtggagggacagcAGCGGAGGAGACTGATGATGATGGAGAAGAGAtagatgagaaagagggagagggagaaagag AGATGTTGGGAGAGGAGGGAATTACTAGTGAGAATTCAGACTGCCTCTTAAAGCACAAT gtgCTGTCTCGTAGGGTGTTGTTGGCCTGTGTGTTCTTTGACAAACGGCTCACTGGCGGCCTCAGACAAGCAGACCTTCACAACATCTTACTGTCACTAGGGCTGTGGCTCACACCCACCCAAGTCCAGGTGTTGTTGAATaaggtgtgtgtggaggggcaaTGTCCATACAGGATGCTAGCCTCTCGCTGGGAGGAGACGGAACACACAGAACCTGATATCAGCATGgaag GTAACCGTGGGTTGTTTCGTGGAGCTACAAAGAAGGAGAAGGCTTGTGGCCGGAAGTCTGGGGGATCCAGGGGGCCAGCTGCAGCTGTGGGGGCCGAGGTGGTCTCCTACAAGGGCAGTGTGGTAAACATCCCCAGCCTGCTACAGGCCCTGGAAGCAGCAGACAGAACACGGAATGCCCTGGAGCTACGCATCGCCACCCTACAGGACGCACTGG TGGATGCTGCGGCTGTCACTCAGGGCCAGGAGGAGGGTCTTAGCAGCAGGCTGGAGAAGGTGGAACTTCGAAGCTCATCCTATGAGAAGAAGCTGAAGGAGGATGCTAGTCACATGTTTGCCCTCATCCACAAAATGCAGGAAATGGTCGACAAG ACGACAAGCCTGACTCAATCAAAAACAGCAAATGAAGAACACTGA